Proteins encoded together in one Deinococcus irradiatisoli window:
- the ispF gene encoding 2-C-methyl-D-erythritol 2,4-cyclodiphosphate synthase, protein MLPYRIGYGEDAHRLEVGRRLVLGGVEIPGAERGAVAHSDGDAALHTLSDALLSGLALGDIGQYFPDTDPRWAGLNSADILARCLDLVRGRGYVPANVALVITLDRPKLGALRGEIARRIAELMQLDAGEVGVSFKTSEGLAPDHVQARAAVLLVWA, encoded by the coding sequence ATGCTGCCTTACCGCATCGGTTACGGAGAAGACGCCCACCGCCTGGAAGTGGGCCGCCGCCTGGTACTGGGCGGGGTGGAGATTCCCGGCGCGGAGCGGGGCGCCGTGGCCCACAGCGACGGCGACGCGGCGCTGCACACCCTCTCGGACGCCCTGCTTTCGGGGCTGGCGCTGGGCGACATCGGCCAGTACTTTCCCGACACCGATCCGCGCTGGGCTGGGCTGAACTCGGCCGACATCCTGGCGCGCTGCCTGGACCTGGTGCGTGGGCGCGGCTACGTTCCGGCCAACGTCGCCCTGGTCATCACCCTCGACCGCCCCAAGCTCGGGGCGCTGCGCGGCGAGATCGCCCGCCGCATCGCCGAGCTGATGCAGCTCGACGCGGGCGAGGTGGGCGTGAGCTTCAAGACCAGCGAGGGCCTGGCCCCCGACCACGTGCAGGCCCGCGCCGCCGTGCTGCTGGTGTGGGCGTGA
- a CDS encoding DUF2239 family protein — protein MSTYTAFLGQARLITAPLPELLGEVKRHLDAAGEALPLLIFDDRSGEPVDFNFQGSLAQVLARHLPPDPAPLGKAPEGREVRLLPRQWAWLDAQPGGASAALRRMVDEQRKTGAGRERARLATEATSRFLTTLAGELDGLEDVQRALYAKDRARFEALLFASSWPEGISAHALYLAQPAFGED, from the coding sequence GTGAGCACCTACACGGCCTTCCTGGGTCAGGCGCGCCTGATCACCGCGCCGCTGCCGGAACTGCTCGGGGAAGTCAAACGCCACCTCGACGCCGCCGGGGAAGCGCTGCCGCTGTTGATTTTCGACGACCGCAGCGGCGAGCCGGTGGATTTCAATTTTCAGGGCAGCCTGGCGCAGGTGCTGGCCCGCCACTTGCCGCCGGACCCCGCGCCGCTGGGCAAAGCGCCCGAGGGGCGGGAAGTCCGGCTGCTGCCGCGCCAGTGGGCCTGGCTCGACGCCCAGCCCGGCGGCGCTTCGGCCGCGCTGCGCCGGATGGTCGACGAGCAGCGCAAAACCGGGGCCGGACGCGAGCGTGCCCGGCTGGCCACCGAGGCCACCAGCCGCTTTCTGACCACGCTGGCCGGTGAACTCGACGGCCTGGAAGACGTGCAGCGGGCACTGTACGCCAAAGACCGCGCCCGCTTCGAGGCGCTGCTGTTTGCCAGCTCCTGGCCCGAAGGCATCAGTGCCCACGCCCTGTATCTAGCGCAGCCGGCCTTCGGGGAGGACTGA
- a CDS encoding 3'-5' exonuclease, translating into MPLAALRQPIIFLDTETGGRDPLRHPLLTIGVVTLTPEGEITHPLHLKLKHAEYCVEPGALEVNGIDLLTHDREAQPPPEVARQLRDYAAEVGRVMLGGHNFGFDLGFLRPLLPDLGRVFRRGHIDTKLTAQFLIHAGALPHNVGTPLSQLTQHFGIEYAAHDALEDARATARVYVELLKLAAPPSHLPLDS; encoded by the coding sequence GTGCCGCTCGCCGCCCTGCGCCAGCCGATCATCTTCCTCGACACCGAAACCGGGGGCCGCGATCCCCTGCGCCACCCGCTGCTGACCATCGGCGTGGTGACGCTGACCCCGGAAGGCGAGATCACCCATCCGCTGCACCTGAAACTCAAGCACGCCGAGTACTGCGTCGAGCCGGGAGCGCTGGAAGTCAACGGCATCGACCTGCTGACCCACGACCGCGAAGCGCAGCCGCCGCCGGAGGTGGCCCGGCAGCTGCGCGACTACGCCGCCGAAGTGGGCCGGGTGATGCTCGGCGGCCACAACTTCGGGTTCGACCTGGGCTTTCTGCGCCCGCTGCTGCCGGACCTGGGCCGGGTGTTCCGGCGCGGCCACATCGACACCAAGCTGACTGCCCAGTTCCTGATTCACGCCGGAGCGCTGCCGCACAACGTCGGTACGCCGCTGAGCCAGCTGACCCAGCATTTCGGCATCGAGTACGCCGCCCACGACGCCCTGGAAGACGCCCGCGCCACCGCGCGGGTCTACGTGGAACTGCTCAAGCTGGCCGCGCCGCCCAGCCACTTGCCGCTAGACTCCTGA
- a CDS encoding tRNA (cytidine(34)-2'-O)-methyltransferase has product MSGTATPLCHVVLYAPEKAGNVGNVARTCAVLGAELHLIRPYGFHLQDREFERAVMDYLAGVKLSEHASWTAFQETLKPGARVWAFSTHAQQLYTDVSFARGDYLLFGPESRGLPVWLREALPKLKLPQPGGGRSLNLAVAAGAAAFEVQRQVGGAGPTS; this is encoded by the coding sequence GTGAGCGGGACAGCCACGCCGCTGTGCCACGTGGTGCTGTACGCCCCGGAAAAAGCCGGCAACGTCGGCAACGTGGCGCGCACCTGCGCGGTGCTGGGCGCCGAGTTGCACCTGATCCGGCCCTACGGCTTCCACCTCCAGGACCGCGAGTTCGAGCGGGCGGTGATGGATTACCTGGCCGGGGTCAAGCTCAGCGAGCACGCGTCCTGGACGGCGTTTCAAGAGACCCTGAAACCGGGAGCGCGGGTGTGGGCCTTTTCCACCCATGCCCAGCAGCTCTATACCGACGTTTCGTTTGCGCGCGGCGATTACCTGCTGTTCGGGCCGGAGTCGCGCGGCCTGCCAGTGTGGCTGCGCGAGGCGCTGCCCAAGCTCAAGTTGCCGCAGCCGGGCGGTGGACGCAGCCTCAACCTGGCGGTGGCGGCCGGCGCGGCGGCGTTCGAGGTGCAGCGGCAGGTGGGCGGGGCCGGGCCGACAAGCTGA